In a single window of the Pyrococcus sp. NA2 genome:
- a CDS encoding alanyl-tRNA editing protein — protein sequence MNDVEVRTHTALHIVKGAVVKVLGEGAKWTASTYVKGNKGVLIVKFNRKPTEDEIREIERLANKKVEENVPIKIYELSREEAEKRFGEDMYDLFPVPEDVKILKVLVIDDWNVNACNKEHTKTTGEVGPIKIRKVRFRKSKELLEIHFEVLEFENSRQNN from the coding sequence ATGAATGATGTGGAAGTTAGGACTCACACCGCCCTTCACATAGTTAAGGGAGCCGTAGTTAAGGTTTTGGGAGAGGGGGCCAAATGGACGGCATCAACTTATGTTAAGGGAAACAAAGGAGTGCTGATAGTGAAGTTCAATAGAAAACCGACCGAAGATGAAATTAGGGAAATAGAAAGACTAGCCAACAAGAAGGTTGAAGAAAATGTGCCGATAAAAATATATGAGCTTTCCAGGGAGGAAGCTGAGAAAAGATTTGGCGAAGATATGTACGATTTATTCCCAGTTCCCGAAGATGTGAAGATTCTGAAGGTTCTAGTAATCGATGACTGGAATGTTAACGCATGCAATAAGGAACATACTAAAACAACTGGAGAGGTTGGGCCCATTAAAATAAGAAAAGTCAGATTTAGGAAGAGCAAAGAGTTACTGGAAATACATTTTGAGGTCTTAGAATTTGAGAACTCTCGCCAGAACAATTAG
- a CDS encoding 7-carboxy-7-deazaguanine synthase QueE, which produces MVKLILAEVFNSWQGEGGSVPGSAFGRRQIFVRFAGCDLRCFYCDSSQFLSPLNVKTWRVEIEPFSGKFEYKKNPASVEEVVKVVLSLDTGDIHSISYTGGEPTLQIKGLRILMDRMKSLGFDNFLETHGGHPNLIREIAELVDYASVDIKDESSKAYGNWKDLVLREVESIKILKDAGAEVYAKLVVTRDTKLENVRWYAELLRGLAPLVIQPAEPINISMKFLMKLYNEVARIMGKKNVGLSFQVHKYLGVL; this is translated from the coding sequence GTGGTAAAACTCATACTTGCGGAAGTATTTAATAGTTGGCAGGGAGAAGGGGGTAGTGTTCCAGGTAGTGCATTTGGTAGGAGGCAGATATTTGTAAGGTTCGCTGGTTGTGATCTTAGATGTTTTTACTGTGATTCATCTCAGTTCTTGAGTCCTTTAAATGTTAAAACATGGCGTGTTGAAATTGAGCCATTTTCAGGGAAATTTGAGTACAAGAAGAATCCGGCGAGCGTCGAAGAGGTTGTGAAAGTTGTACTCTCCCTTGATACTGGAGACATCCATTCTATAAGCTATACTGGAGGAGAACCAACGTTACAGATAAAGGGACTTAGGATTCTAATGGATAGAATGAAATCATTAGGTTTTGATAACTTCTTAGAAACCCATGGAGGTCATCCAAATCTAATAAGGGAAATAGCTGAATTGGTGGACTATGCAAGCGTTGACATAAAGGATGAATCTTCCAAGGCCTATGGTAACTGGAAGGATCTTGTTCTCAGAGAGGTTGAAAGCATAAAGATTCTTAAGGACGCAGGTGCTGAAGTTTATGCAAAACTTGTTGTCACCAGGGATACAAAGCTCGAAAACGTTCGCTGGTATGCTGAACTTTTGAGAGGACTAGCACCTTTGGTTATACAACCCGCTGAGCCGATTAACATTTCAATGAAATTTTTAATGAAACTGTACAATGAAGTCGCTAGAATTATGGGAAAAAAGAACGTTGGCCTAAGCTTTCAAGTTCACAAGTATCTGGGGGTTTTATGA
- a CDS encoding 50S ribosomal protein L16 codes for MALRPAKIDRYVDKPAYTRREYIRGAPGPKITIFDMGNPAGDFEFEVALHTAEPVQIRQNALEAARQQVNRYLQKNVGRSNYHFKIRVYPFQVLRENPMATGRKADRYGNGMRRPFGKPIGLAARLKRDQKILSIRVNRQHLKFAIEGARRAAMKFPCKCYYRIYDKEGNDVTTKILSQGL; via the coding sequence ATGGCGCTGAGGCCTGCAAAAATAGACAGGTACGTTGACAAGCCTGCTTATACAAGGAGGGAATACATAAGGGGAGCTCCTGGACCAAAGATAACGATATTCGATATGGGAAACCCTGCAGGTGATTTTGAGTTTGAAGTTGCTCTCCACACAGCTGAGCCAGTTCAAATAAGGCAGAATGCCCTTGAGGCTGCGAGACAGCAGGTTAACAGATACCTTCAGAAGAACGTCGGTAGGAGCAACTATCACTTCAAGATAAGGGTCTATCCATTCCAGGTTCTCAGGGAGAACCCAATGGCTACCGGAAGAAAGGCTGATCGTTATGGAAACGGTATGAGGAGGCCATTTGGAAAGCCAATTGGGCTTGCTGCTAGACTCAAGAGAGATCAGAAGATATTAAGCATAAGGGTTAATAGACAACATCTAAAGTTTGCAATTGAAGGTGCAAGGAGAGCTGCAATGAAGTTCCCATGCAAGTGCTACTACAGAATCTATGACAAAGAAGGAAATGATGTAACGACAAAAATCCTATCCCAAGGTCTCTAA
- a CDS encoding DUF523 domain-containing protein, producing MKLIVIAPCLISPFYVYRGPKEKEYVTAKEIRKLIGELGEDWQILTYPCPEFELLKWPRPPMSKEVFERLGMKKIASDIADYIGRVIVEEKPEVIIFVGVKGSPTCGVYTTTSSDPGRYPLEEIRRFFYMSKEERLARYKEIIEKGLLKIKSGRGILFEELFNRFNEANRTFWVEIDKDSITNGIKNLRTIIKEIEKKAKD from the coding sequence ATGAAATTGATCGTGATTGCGCCCTGTCTTATAAGTCCCTTCTACGTTTACAGGGGACCAAAAGAGAAGGAATACGTAACAGCAAAGGAAATAAGGAAACTTATTGGAGAATTGGGTGAAGATTGGCAAATACTCACCTACCCCTGTCCAGAATTCGAGCTCTTAAAGTGGCCTAGACCTCCTATGAGTAAAGAAGTCTTCGAAAGGCTTGGAATGAAGAAGATAGCTAGTGATATAGCTGATTACATTGGGAGGGTGATCGTGGAAGAGAAACCCGAGGTGATAATATTCGTTGGAGTTAAAGGATCCCCAACTTGTGGCGTTTACACAACGACTTCTAGTGATCCAGGTAGATACCCTCTTGAGGAGATCAGAAGGTTCTTCTACATGAGCAAAGAGGAGAGATTAGCAAGATATAAAGAGATTATAGAAAAAGGGCTCCTTAAAATCAAAAGCGGAAGGGGAATTCTTTTCGAGGAACTCTTCAATCGGTTTAATGAAGCTAACAGAACATTCTGGGTTGAAATCGACAAGGATTCAATTACGAATGGAATAAAAAATCTTAGAACTATAATCAAGGAAATCGAAAAGAAAGCGAAAGATTAA
- a CDS encoding cyclic 2,3-diphosphoglycerate synthase, which translates to MAEKKRRRVVILGAAGRDFHNFNVFFRNNPDYEVVAFTATQIPDIEGRVYPPELAGELYPNGIPILPEDDLEKIIKEKDVDIVVFAYSDVSHEHVMHLASRAHSAGADFWLLGPKSTMLKSKKPVVAVTAVRTGCGKSQTSRKVAQLLQEMGFKVVAVRHPMPYGDLRKQVVQRFATFEDLDKYECTIEEREEYEPYLERGMVVYAGVDYEKILREAEKEADIILWDGGNNDFPFFEPDLWIVVTDPHRPGHELTHHPGETNFRSADVIIINKIDTAPPENIQKIRENIEKINPNAIVIEAASPIFVDKPELIKGKRVLVVEDGPTLTHGGMSYGAGYIAAKKFGAKEIVDPRPYAVGSIIETYKKYPHLSNILPAMGYGKKQIKELEETINRADADVVIMGTPVDLRRFMNLNKPAVRVKYELEEIGQPKLKDVLEEWVKKCEKLKK; encoded by the coding sequence ATGGCAGAGAAGAAGAGGAGAAGGGTAGTTATTCTTGGAGCAGCTGGAAGGGACTTCCACAACTTCAACGTCTTCTTCAGGAACAACCCAGATTACGAGGTTGTAGCCTTCACGGCAACTCAGATTCCAGACATAGAGGGTAGGGTATACCCACCAGAGCTAGCTGGAGAGCTCTATCCAAATGGAATTCCCATCCTTCCAGAAGATGACCTTGAGAAGATAATAAAGGAGAAGGACGTTGACATAGTTGTCTTCGCTTACTCTGATGTTTCACACGAACACGTGATGCATCTAGCAAGCAGGGCTCACTCAGCTGGAGCAGACTTCTGGCTTCTTGGGCCCAAATCAACGATGCTAAAGAGTAAGAAACCTGTGGTTGCAGTCACAGCTGTCAGAACTGGCTGTGGAAAGAGCCAAACCTCAAGAAAAGTTGCCCAGCTCCTTCAGGAGATGGGATTCAAGGTCGTAGCGGTAAGACATCCTATGCCCTACGGTGACCTCAGGAAGCAGGTAGTTCAGAGGTTTGCCACCTTCGAAGACTTGGACAAATACGAGTGTACAATAGAGGAGAGAGAGGAGTACGAGCCATACCTCGAGAGAGGAATGGTTGTCTATGCTGGAGTTGACTACGAGAAGATTCTTAGAGAGGCAGAGAAGGAGGCGGACATAATACTTTGGGACGGAGGAAACAACGACTTCCCATTCTTCGAGCCAGACCTATGGATAGTTGTAACTGATCCACACAGACCAGGACACGAGCTAACTCACCACCCAGGAGAGACAAACTTTAGGAGCGCTGATGTTATCATAATTAACAAGATAGACACTGCACCACCGGAGAACATACAAAAGATAAGGGAGAACATCGAGAAGATTAATCCAAATGCCATAGTGATCGAGGCAGCATCACCAATCTTCGTCGACAAGCCTGAACTCATCAAGGGCAAGAGAGTTCTCGTAGTTGAGGACGGTCCAACGCTCACTCACGGTGGAATGAGCTATGGTGCAGGCTACATTGCTGCGAAGAAGTTTGGAGCAAAGGAGATAGTTGATCCAAGGCCATACGCAGTTGGTTCAATAATCGAAACTTACAAGAAGTATCCACACCTCAGCAACATACTGCCAGCGATGGGTTATGGTAAGAAGCAGATCAAGGAGCTTGAAGAGACAATTAACAGGGCTGATGCAGATGTCGTGATAATGGGAACACCAGTTGACTTGAGGAGATTCATGAACCTCAACAAGCCTGCTGTTAGAGTTAAGTACGAACTTGAGGAAATCGGACAGCCAAAGCTCAAGGATGTTCTAGAGGAATGGGTTAAGAAGTGTGAGAAACTTAAGAAGTGA
- a CDS encoding ZIP family metal transporter encodes MDDMLLLALKLGIFVALMTSLGSFMALFSSKLPDWGVDFSLAFAAGVMIVASFTSLIIPAMGISNSFFPVGIGIALGVLILIVIDRAIPHEHLVRGYEGPKELKDKLRTAWLLVFAMIIHNLPEGLAIGVSLAYNRIEGIITGIAIGIQDIPEGTVVSLPLATLQGKRLIPIALGVLSGIAEMIMVIFGALFFSISDKLLPYGLSIAGGAMLYVTVKEMIPEIYMKGKESNELIITLGFFLGFYLMLILDTILG; translated from the coding sequence ATGGATGATATGCTATTGTTGGCCCTGAAGCTAGGTATCTTTGTAGCTTTAATGACATCTCTAGGCTCTTTCATGGCCTTATTTTCAAGTAAGTTACCTGATTGGGGAGTTGACTTTAGCTTAGCATTTGCAGCTGGAGTGATGATAGTAGCGAGTTTCACCAGCTTGATAATCCCAGCAATGGGCATTTCTAATTCATTCTTTCCAGTTGGAATTGGAATAGCACTTGGCGTTTTGATCTTGATAGTAATCGATAGGGCGATTCCACATGAGCACTTAGTCAGGGGGTATGAGGGGCCTAAAGAACTAAAAGACAAATTAAGAACTGCATGGCTCTTAGTATTCGCAATGATAATTCACAATTTGCCTGAAGGATTAGCAATAGGGGTTTCTTTGGCTTACAATAGGATTGAAGGCATAATCACTGGAATTGCAATAGGTATTCAGGACATCCCCGAGGGCACGGTAGTTTCCTTACCTCTCGCAACCTTACAGGGGAAGAGACTTATTCCAATAGCTTTGGGAGTTCTCAGCGGTATAGCTGAGATGATAATGGTCATATTCGGAGCTTTATTCTTCTCGATATCGGATAAACTGCTCCCCTATGGTCTCTCAATAGCTGGAGGAGCCATGCTTTATGTAACGGTTAAGGAAATGATTCCAGAGATATACATGAAGGGAAAAGAATCTAATGAGTTAATAATCACCTTGGGCTTTTTCCTAGGTTTCTACCTGATGCTCATCTTGGATACGATCTTGGGATAA
- the pyk gene encoding pyruvate kinase, whose product MELPPHKTKIVATIGPATSSKKMIEKLIEAGMSVARLNFSHGTFEEHEKMIEIIREVSQKLDRRVAILADLPGLKIRVGEIKGGYVELQKGEKVVLTTRDVEGDGTTIPVEYKDFPRLVSKGDVIYLSDGYIILKVEEVREQEVEAVVISGGKLFSRKGINIPKAYLPVEAVTPRDMEIIKFAIEHNVDAVGLSFVGSVYDILKVKSFLEKRGASDVFVIAKIERPDAVRNFNEILNAADGIMIARGDLGVEMPIEQLPILQKKLIRRANLEGKPVITATQMLVSMTSERVPTRAEVTDVANAILDGTDAVMLSEETAIGKFPIEAVEMMAKIAKVTEEYRESLGIGRFREIMEEGIRGSIKEAITRSIIDALCTLNVKLILTPTKTGRTARLISRFKPKQWILAFSTNERVCNNLMFSYGVYSFCLEEGFDENDIIRLIKGLGLVESDDIVLMTEGKPIEKTVGTNSIKIFQIS is encoded by the coding sequence ATGGAGCTCCCACCCCATAAGACGAAAATCGTTGCAACTATAGGCCCAGCCACAAGCTCAAAAAAGATGATAGAGAAGTTAATTGAAGCTGGGATGAGTGTTGCGAGACTAAATTTCTCTCATGGGACATTTGAGGAACATGAAAAGATGATTGAAATTATTAGGGAAGTCTCTCAGAAACTTGACAGAAGGGTTGCGATCTTAGCTGATCTTCCTGGATTAAAGATAAGGGTGGGTGAGATAAAGGGTGGTTATGTTGAACTTCAGAAAGGGGAGAAGGTTGTCTTGACTACTAGGGATGTTGAAGGAGATGGAACAACAATACCAGTGGAGTATAAGGATTTTCCTAGGCTTGTTTCCAAGGGCGATGTTATATACCTCAGTGATGGATACATAATTCTAAAGGTTGAGGAAGTTAGAGAGCAGGAGGTTGAAGCTGTAGTTATCTCAGGGGGAAAACTATTCTCCAGGAAGGGAATAAATATACCTAAGGCATACCTCCCTGTTGAGGCTGTGACACCTAGAGACATGGAGATAATAAAGTTTGCAATCGAACACAACGTTGACGCAGTGGGATTAAGCTTCGTTGGGAGTGTCTATGATATTCTAAAAGTCAAAAGTTTCCTTGAAAAGAGAGGGGCCAGCGATGTCTTTGTTATAGCTAAAATAGAGAGACCCGATGCTGTGAGGAACTTTAATGAGATACTGAATGCTGCAGATGGGATAATGATCGCCAGGGGTGATCTTGGAGTTGAAATGCCAATTGAACAATTACCAATACTGCAAAAGAAACTTATCAGGAGGGCCAATCTAGAGGGTAAACCCGTCATTACGGCTACTCAAATGTTGGTTTCTATGACGTCTGAAAGGGTTCCTACAAGGGCTGAAGTCACGGATGTCGCGAATGCAATTCTAGACGGCACAGATGCAGTCATGTTATCAGAGGAAACTGCAATAGGAAAGTTTCCAATTGAGGCTGTTGAAATGATGGCCAAGATAGCAAAGGTGACGGAGGAATACAGGGAGAGCCTTGGAATAGGGAGGTTCAGGGAGATCATGGAGGAGGGAATTAGGGGTAGTATTAAGGAAGCTATAACAAGGAGCATAATAGATGCCTTGTGTACCCTAAATGTAAAGTTAATACTAACTCCAACTAAGACCGGAAGAACCGCAAGGCTGATCTCAAGGTTCAAGCCTAAACAATGGATCTTGGCCTTCTCAACTAATGAGAGGGTATGTAACAATTTGATGTTCAGTTATGGCGTGTACTCCTTCTGCCTTGAAGAAGGCTTTGATGAGAACGATATAATAAGGTTAATTAAAGGGCTCGGTCTAGTTGAGAGCGATGACATAGTTTTGATGACCGAGGGTAAACCAATAGAGAAAACCGTTGGAACGAATTCAATTAAGATATTCCAGATATCCTGA
- a CDS encoding 6-pyruvoyl tetrahydropterin synthase family protein has product MKSRVVIRTSFDAAHAVKIGDSWEDVHGHTFFLEVVVEGEIRDGYIIDFIELRKLVDGIIKELDHRNLNNIFENPTTENIALWISKKIKEKLPERVKLKRLLLWEGKENGVELEW; this is encoded by the coding sequence ATGAAAAGTAGGGTTGTCATTAGAACTAGTTTTGATGCAGCCCATGCGGTTAAGATCGGGGATTCATGGGAGGATGTACATGGACACACCTTCTTCCTGGAAGTGGTTGTTGAGGGAGAAATAAGGGATGGTTATATAATTGATTTTATTGAACTAAGGAAATTGGTTGATGGAATAATTAAAGAGCTTGATCATAGGAATCTAAACAACATCTTTGAAAATCCAACAACAGAGAATATCGCCCTTTGGATTTCGAAAAAAATAAAAGAGAAATTGCCTGAACGTGTAAAGCTAAAAAGACTTCTTCTTTGGGAGGGAAAAGAGAACGGGGTGGAGTTAGAGTGGTAA
- a CDS encoding iron-sulfur cluster assembly protein, which produces MKVYHPNRKWPREYQEVLEAMRDIKDPVTGESILESGILAGLEVSKDTLKVWLKFESHAEYNILGGAAMAYSKIVGDIMERFAMVKFDNVYIYDLSGNPIGVFRKKG; this is translated from the coding sequence ATGAAGGTTTACCATCCAAATAGAAAGTGGCCCAGGGAATACCAGGAAGTTCTCGAGGCAATGAGGGACATAAAAGATCCAGTCACTGGAGAAAGCATATTAGAGTCTGGGATACTCGCCGGTCTTGAAGTTTCAAAGGATACCCTCAAGGTGTGGCTTAAGTTTGAGAGTCATGCCGAGTACAACATCTTAGGTGGAGCCGCAATGGCGTATTCAAAGATAGTTGGCGACATAATGGAGAGATTTGCAATGGTTAAGTTTGATAATGTCTACATCTACGATCTCTCAGGAAATCCAATAGGAGTGTTCAGGAAGAAAGGGTGA
- a CDS encoding MATE family efflux transporter: MQKIDETRREILSGNVEKTLLRLAYPLIINNLVQVMYNLTDTFWLAKLGKAELSAPGTVWPLLWFMMSLGSGFAIAGFAMVSQYIGAGKYKEASRVAGALYSLLLVFSSLLALVGISIAPLALKFVNVTPEVYPYALKYMFVIFAGVPIALTLYAFNFILRAVGDTKTPVKVNVFTIILNMILDPIFIFPLGFGVMGAALATLISEGIGSIIGGYLLFSGRVAIKIGLEDLRPDVKLYVKTFRIGLPASISDSANSFGFVLLTRIIYSYGTVAFATYTITNRLTNLMFALANGISQAMGTMVGQNVGAENYKRAREIAIKAMLINFLILSVGTIVFMTFREQIFSFFIRDPGIIKESKKVVMYFAASFPFFGIFSAVTNVFASAGHTKKNLVLGLLRLWGLRIPLSYYLGKIMNDSAGVWIGMGLSNVISALLGLAWFLKGSWMRRIIEE; encoded by the coding sequence ATGCAAAAAATAGACGAGACCAGAAGGGAGATACTGTCGGGTAACGTTGAAAAAACGCTTCTAAGGTTAGCATACCCTTTAATAATCAATAACCTCGTTCAAGTTATGTACAATTTGACTGACACTTTTTGGCTCGCAAAGCTTGGTAAAGCTGAGCTTTCCGCTCCTGGAACGGTTTGGCCACTTTTATGGTTCATGATGAGTCTAGGGTCTGGCTTTGCTATAGCTGGCTTTGCCATGGTTAGTCAGTACATCGGTGCTGGCAAGTATAAAGAAGCCAGTAGAGTTGCTGGTGCTCTTTATTCTCTTCTATTGGTGTTTTCCTCTCTTTTAGCATTAGTTGGAATTTCAATAGCTCCCTTGGCTTTGAAATTCGTTAACGTAACACCTGAGGTTTATCCCTATGCTTTGAAATACATGTTTGTAATATTCGCTGGTGTTCCCATAGCTTTAACTCTCTATGCCTTCAATTTCATATTGAGGGCTGTAGGAGATACCAAAACCCCAGTAAAGGTCAACGTATTCACAATAATCCTTAACATGATTCTTGATCCTATCTTCATCTTCCCCCTGGGATTTGGTGTTATGGGGGCGGCTCTGGCTACGTTGATTTCTGAGGGAATTGGATCAATTATAGGAGGCTATCTATTGTTCTCTGGTAGAGTTGCAATTAAAATAGGGTTAGAGGACTTGAGGCCAGATGTTAAGTTATATGTAAAAACCTTTAGGATTGGACTCCCAGCTAGCATTAGCGATTCGGCAAATTCCTTTGGTTTTGTCTTGCTTACCAGGATAATATATAGCTATGGAACCGTCGCATTTGCAACATATACCATAACAAACAGGCTAACTAACTTGATGTTCGCACTTGCGAATGGAATAAGTCAGGCAATGGGAACAATGGTTGGTCAGAACGTTGGGGCTGAAAACTACAAAAGGGCAAGGGAAATAGCAATTAAGGCAATGCTTATCAACTTTTTAATCCTCTCAGTGGGCACGATAGTTTTCATGACGTTTAGAGAGCAGATATTCAGCTTCTTCATAAGGGATCCGGGAATAATTAAGGAGAGCAAGAAAGTTGTAATGTACTTTGCAGCATCATTCCCCTTCTTTGGAATATTCAGTGCAGTAACGAATGTCTTTGCCTCTGCTGGTCATACGAAGAAGAATCTTGTACTAGGGTTACTCAGGTTGTGGGGTCTTAGAATACCTTTAAGTTATTACTTGGGCAAAATTATGAACGATAGTGCAGGGGTTTGGATAGGGATGGGTCTTAGCAATGTAATCTCAGCTTTGCTGGGCCTTGCCTGGTTCCTGAAGGGTAGTTGGATGAGGAGAATAATAGAGGAGTGA
- the cdr gene encoding CoA-disulfide reductase, protein MRKTVVIIGGGAAGMSAASRVKRLKPEWDVKVFEATEWVSHAPCGIPYVVEGISPPEKLMHYPPEVFIKKRGIDLHLKAEVIEVDTGYVRVREGEKEESYEWDYLVFANGASPQVPAIEGVELRGVFTADLPPDALAIREYMKKNNAQNVVVIGGGYIGVEMAEAFAAQGKNVTMIVRGDRVLRRSFDKEITDILEDKLRRHVNLRLQEVVMRIEGDGKVEKVITDAGEYKAELVILATGIKPNIELAKELGVRIGKTGAIWTNERMQTSVENVYAAGDVAETKHIITGRRVWIPLAPAGNKMGYVAGSNIAGREIHFPGVLGTAVTKFMDIEIGKTGLTEAEAIREGYDIRTAFIKASTRPHYYPEAREIWLKGVVDNETNRLLGVQAVGAEILPRIDAAAAMLMAGFTTKDAFFTDLAYAPPFAPVWDPLIVLARVLKF, encoded by the coding sequence ATGCGGAAAACAGTTGTTATAATAGGCGGAGGAGCAGCTGGAATGAGCGCTGCTTCAAGAGTTAAAAGGCTAAAACCAGAGTGGGATGTCAAGGTTTTTGAGGCAACTGAATGGGTTAGTCATGCTCCTTGTGGAATACCCTATGTTGTTGAGGGGATATCCCCACCAGAAAAGCTCATGCACTATCCTCCAGAAGTCTTCATAAAGAAGAGGGGGATAGATCTCCATCTTAAAGCTGAGGTAATAGAGGTCGACACTGGTTACGTTAGGGTGAGGGAAGGGGAAAAAGAGGAAAGTTATGAATGGGATTATCTTGTCTTTGCAAATGGTGCTTCACCACAGGTTCCAGCTATAGAAGGGGTTGAACTAAGGGGCGTTTTCACCGCAGATCTGCCTCCAGACGCTCTAGCTATAAGGGAGTACATGAAAAAGAATAATGCCCAGAATGTTGTTGTAATAGGAGGAGGATACATAGGAGTGGAAATGGCAGAAGCCTTTGCGGCCCAGGGGAAGAACGTCACAATGATAGTTAGAGGAGATAGAGTTCTCAGAAGGTCTTTTGACAAGGAGATTACGGATATCTTGGAAGATAAATTAAGACGGCATGTCAACCTTAGACTCCAAGAGGTTGTGATGAGAATAGAAGGTGATGGAAAAGTTGAGAAGGTGATCACAGATGCTGGAGAATACAAAGCTGAGCTAGTTATCCTGGCGACTGGTATAAAGCCAAACATAGAACTAGCTAAGGAACTTGGAGTAAGAATAGGAAAAACTGGAGCCATATGGACAAACGAAAGGATGCAGACAAGTGTTGAAAATGTATATGCCGCTGGAGACGTTGCGGAGACTAAACATATTATAACTGGAAGGCGTGTCTGGATCCCATTAGCTCCGGCAGGCAATAAAATGGGCTACGTAGCTGGAAGTAATATAGCTGGAAGGGAGATTCACTTTCCTGGAGTCCTGGGAACAGCTGTAACGAAGTTCATGGATATAGAGATAGGAAAAACTGGATTAACCGAGGCGGAGGCAATAAGAGAAGGATATGACATAAGAACGGCATTCATAAAGGCATCAACGAGGCCACATTATTACCCTGAAGCCAGGGAAATATGGCTAAAGGGAGTAGTCGACAATGAGACCAATAGACTCTTAGGAGTTCAAGCAGTCGGCGCTGAAATCCTTCCAAGGATAGATGCCGCTGCGGCTATGTTAATGGCGGGCTTCACTACTAAAGATGCATTCTTCACGGATCTAGCCTATGCTCCTCCATTTGCCCCAGTATGGGATCCGCTAATTGTTCTGGCGAGAGTTCTCAAATTCTAA